In Hemiscyllium ocellatum isolate sHemOce1 chromosome 38, sHemOce1.pat.X.cur, whole genome shotgun sequence, the genomic window cacacacataaaaaaagagaaaaaaaaatacccCCTGGCTCCAGCTCATCTACCGTGAGTATCCGGTCATTTGCCTTAAAAAAACTGCAATAATCTTTCAACAATAGTTAATTTTAAACAGTTCTTTTACCAtttcactcctcaatttaaaaatacagaaaaataaagataTATCTTCACACCTGGATTGGCATCCCATCCATCACCTTCACTGGCCACTCCCTTCACAGCTGACCAACAATGGCAGCGCTATGAACCATCTCCAAGGTATCCTGCAGCTCCTTCACAGTCCCATCGCTATCCACGATCTCTGCTACCTTTTAAGAACAAGCACAGCAAACGGAGGGGGAGGCACCAACTGAaagtacagctgcaaatgtgttgctggtcaaagcacagcaggccaggcagcatctcaggaatagagaattcgacgtttcgagcataagcccttcatcaggaaagatgattcctgatgaagggcttatgctcgaaacgtcgaattctctattcctgagatgctgcctggcctgctgtgctttgaccagcaacacatttgcagctgcgatctccagcatctgcagacctcattttttacaccaaCTGAAAGTACCCTCGAAGTCCATTACAATGAGGAACTACATCACTATCCTTCATCATCCCTGGCCCAATTCCAGGGATGGTGAAGGAAAGTGTCAGTGTAGTCACACAGATGGACTACAGGAgtgctcagcaccaccttcaccAACTGGAGACAGAGTGATAGTACTGGTTTAATCAGTGACTACACACAGACATTGCATGAACAAAGTGGACTTCTCAAATCTGCCCATTGAAGACTGATCAACTTCTCTGCCTATTATGTTGGTATCATCTTTGACAGGCCTCACTGTCCAACCTCCCTGTAGTACTTCCTCCGCCCCATAACCACATCGCCTCATCTCCACCAACTCACACTTTCCAACCTCCAgattctgtgttccctctccatCGTGCATTCTCCCATATCGCCCtttcctctcctccctcccacaCATTCTCCCTATTACCCTCCCATACTTTCAGAGTCCTTCTTACCCACTGCACTCTCTATCTCTTCCTTGTTCTCAACCTTCCACAACCTCTCACTGTCCCCGCACTGTCTCTCGAACAAATTCTCGCAATACCTCTCCCTTGCCTTCTCCCCTCTGAAGCCACCTCTACCTCCTTCCTTCTCTCTGGGCTTGTGATTCTGAGctcgggggaggggagggggggaataaGAGCAAATTGCCTCCACCTTGATTACCAACCTCTGAACCTCAGGTTCCGGTGCTTTAACCGTCTGTATAAGAAAATGGCCAGAATAATGACGATCACGATTACGTACTGGTTTTCCCAATGTCCTTCTGACTTTATTTGAAACTGTGTTCCAGGATCCGACTCTCCCTCTTCTTTCACCGGGAATTGTGTTCCCGGATCCGACTCTCCCTCCCCTTTCACCGGGAATTGTGTTCCAGGATCCGACTCTCCCTCTTCTTTCACCGGGAATTGTGTTCCCGGATCCGACTCTCCCTCCGCTTTCACCGGGAATTGTGTTCCCGGATCCGACTCTCCCTCCGCTTTCACCGGGAATTGTGTTCCCGGATCCGACTCTCCCTCCGCTTTCACCGGGAATTGTGTTCCCGGATCCGACTCTCCTTCTTTCACCGGGAATTGTGTTCCCGGATCCGACTCTCCTTCTTTCACCGGGAATTGTGTTCCAGGATCCGACTCTCCCTCTTCATTCACCGGGAATTGTGTTCCCGGATCCGACTCTCCTTCTTTCACCGGGAATTGTGTTCCAGGATCCGACTTTCCCTCTTCTTTCACCGGGAATTGTGTTCCCGGATCCGACTCTCCCTCCGGTTTGACTGGGAGTTGTGTTCCGGGATTTGACGGTCCCTTCTGTTTGTATAAGAAAATGGCAATGACCAGCATGATAACTGCCGTGACCCATGTCCGGCCGAAGTACTCGGATTCCCAGTGTCTCTCTGCTGCTGTTTGAAACGGTTTTCCAGAATGCGACCGTCCTGCCATTTTCACTGGACGCCTCTTTCCAGGATCCGACTCTCCCTCTGACGGACTTTCCCTCCGCTTTTCCTGGACTTTGGCTGTCGACACCGGGAGAGTTGCCAATTAGGGGTTTGGTGGATAAGGACCAACACGCCTCCTCTTTACTCTCTCCGCCAGTTGAAGATAACATGGAACAAACTGTGTAGGAATCACCTTTACTAAAAAGCATCAAGAATGTATCCAGAGGGAATGTGAATCTGAAGATAA contains:
- the LOC132833970 gene encoding uncharacterized protein LOC132833970; amino-acid sequence: MAGRSHSGKPFQTAAERHWESEYFGRTWVTAVIMLVIAIFLYKQKGPSNPGTQLPVKPEGESDPGTQFPVKEEGKSDPGTQFPVKEGESDPGTQFPVNEEGESDPGTQFPVKEGESDPGTQFPVKEGESDPGTQFPVKAEGESDPGTQFPVKAEGESDPGTQFPVKAEGESDPGTQFPVKEEGESDPGTQFPVKGEGESDPGTQFPVKEEGESDPGTQFQIKSEGHWENQYVIVIVIILAIFLYRRLKHRNLRFRVVCYGQGDVHKDILMGSSMSEEDRDIPYVLYVYKVSRELMDLRTALRFVEKKQMLKRKDICAVILLEKVTNAQNKTIDIDHQGIFDGKTVVVRICWEEKWFLFPRKVQKGPGYWKAMEKVIQSIREW